The Balaenoptera acutorostrata chromosome 15, mBalAcu1.1, whole genome shotgun sequence genome contains a region encoding:
- the CASKIN1 gene encoding caskin-1 isoform X2 gives MGKEQELVQAVKAEDVGTAQRLLQRPRPGKAKLLGSTKKINVNFQDPDGFSALHHAALNGNTELITLLLEAQAAVDIKDNKGMRPLHYAAWQGRKEPMKLVLKAGSAVNVPSDEGHIPLHLAAQHGHYDVSEMLLQHQSNPCMVDNSGKTPLDLACEFGRVGVVQLLLSSNMCAALLEPRPGDTTDPNGTSPLHLAAKNGHIDIIRLLLQAGIDINRQTKSGTALHEAALCGKTEVVRLLLDNGINAHVRNTYSQTALDIVHQFTTSQASKEIKQLLRALQVRATKDYCNNYDLTSLNVKAGDIITVLEQHPDGRWKGCIHDNRTGNDRVGYFPSSLGEAIVKRAGSRAGAEPSPPQGGSSAGPSAPPEEIWVLRKPFTGGDRSGSLSSVASGRSSGGHTLHAGSEGVKLLATVLSQKSVSDSSPGDSPVKPPEGSSGATRSQTPVTHAGQVYGEQPPKKLEAASEGKGAEAVSQWLATFQLQLYAPNFISAGYDLPTISRMTPEDLTAIGVTKPGHRKKITAEISSLSIPDWLPEHKPANLAVWLSMIGLAQYYKVLVDNGYENIDFITDITWEDLQEIGITKLGHQKKLMLAVRKLAELQKAEYAKYEGGPLRRKVPQSLEVMAIESPPPPEPAPADCQSPKMTTFQDSELSGELQAALTGPAEGAAAAAAPTEKPSNHLPPTPRASMRQEPSLGGRARHMSSSQELLGDGPPGPGSPMSRSQEYLLEEGPALGTPPKEARPSRHGHNVKRASVPPVPGKPREVLPPGTSHFTPPQTPTKARPGSPQALGGPHGPAPATAKVKPTPQLLPPMERPMSPRSLPQSPTHRGFAYVLPQPVESEAGPAAPGPAPAAVPAPVPTLCLPPEADMEPGRPKKRAHSLNRYAASDSEPERDELLVPATVGPYATVQRRVGRSHSVRAPAGADKNVNRSQSFAVRPRKKGPPPPPPKRSSSAMASANLADESVPDAETEGAGTEDGRLGVRAQRRRASDLAGSVDTGSAGSVKSIAAMLELSSIGGGGRAARRPPEGHPMLRPASPEPGRVATVLASVKHKEAIGPDGEVVNRRRTLSGPVTGLLATARRGPGEPGGPADHGHFVEDGATRQRPRGPAKGEAGVEGPPLARVEASATLKRRIRAKQSQQENVKFILTESDTVKRRPKAKEREAGPEPPLPPLSVYQNGTGTVRRRPASEQAGPPELPPPPPPAEPPPSDLLHLPPLPPPDSDARKPAKPPVSPKPILAQPVPKIQGSPTPASKKVPLPGPGSPEVKRAHGTPPPVSPKPPPPPTAPKPAKAAAGLQSGSASPSPSPARQPPAALTKPASTPPSLSASPARPPSPGVPALHVPAKPPRAAAAAAGPPAAPDGASPGDSARQKLEETSACLAAALQAVEEKIRQEDAQGSRSSAAEEKSTGSILDDIGSMFDDLADQLDAMLE, from the exons ATGGGGAAGGAGCAGGAACTGGTGCAGGCGGTGAAGGCGGAGGACGTGGGGACCGCGCAGAGGCTGCTGCAGAGGCCGCGGCCCGGAAAGGCCA agCTCCTGGGCTCCACCAAGAAGATCAATGTCAATTTCCAAGACCCAGATGG CTTTTCTGCCCTGCACCACGCGGCCCTGAATGGCAACACAGAATTGATCACCCTGCTGCTGGAGGCCCAGGCTGCTGTGGACATCAAGGACAACAAAG gcatGCGGCCGCTACACTATGCGGCCTGGCAGGGCCGGAAGGAGCCCATGAAGCTGGTGCTGAAGGCGGGCTCAGCGGTGAATGTCCCGTCTGATGAGGGCCACATCCCCCTGCACTTGGCGGCCCAGCATGGTCACTACGACGTG TCTGAGATGCTGCTCCAGCACCAGTCCAACCCGTGCATGGTGGACAACTCGGGGAAGACGCCCCTGGACCTTGCCTGTGAGTTCGGCCGCGTTGGG GTGGTCCAGCTGCTCCTGAGCAGCAACATGTGTGCGGCCTTGCTAGAGCCCCGGCCAGGGGACACCACTGACCCCAATGGCACCAGCCCCCTGCACCTGGCAGCCAAGAATGGCCACATCGACATCATCAG ACTCCTCCTCCAAGCTGGCATTGACATTAACCGCCAGACCAAGTCCGGCACGGCCCTGCACGAGGCCGCACTCTGTGGGAAGACGGAAGTGGTTCGGCTGCTGCTCGAT AACGGGATCAATGCCCACGTGAGGAACACCTACAGCCAGACGGCCCTGGACATCGTGCACCAATTCACCACCTCCCAGGCCAGCAAGGAGATCAAGCAGCTGCTGCGAG CCCTGCAGGTCCGGGCTACCAAGGATTATTGCAACAATTACGACCTGACCAGCCTCAACGTGAAAGCCGGGGACATTATCACA GTCCTCGAGCAGCATCCAGACGGCCGGTGGAAGGGCTGTATCCATGACAACAGGACAGGCAATGACCGTGTGGGCTACTTCCCGTCCTCCCTGGGCGAGGCCATCGTCAAGCGAGCAG GTTCCCGAGCAGGTGCCGAACCAAGCCCACCCCAGGGAGGCAGCTCAGCAGGGCCCTCTGCACCCCCCGAGGAGATCTGGGTGCTGAGGAAGCCATTCACAG GCGGGGACCGCAGTGGCAGCTTGAGCAGTGTGGCCAGTGGCCGGAGCAGCGGGGGCCACACCCTGCACGCAGGCTCTGAAGGGGTCAAG CTCCTGGCCACGGTGCTCTCCCAGAAGTCTGTCTCCGACTCCAGCCCCGGGGACAGCCCTGTCAAGCCTCCGGAGGGCTCTTCAG GTGCCACCCGGTCCCAGACTCCAGTGACCCATGCCGGGCAGGTCTATGGGGAGCAGCCACCCAAGAAGCTGGAGGCAGCATCGGAGGGCAAG GGCGCCGAGGCTGTCAGCCAGTGGCTTGCCACATTCCAGCTGCAGCTCTACGCCCCCAACTTCATCAGTGCCGGCTATGACCTGCCCACCATCAGCCGCATGACCCCCGAG GACCTCACGGCCATCGGGGTCACCAAGCCAGGCCACCGGAAGAAGATCACTGCAGAGATCAGCAGCCTGAGCATCCCCGACTGGCTGCCTGAGCACAAACCC GCtaacctggccgtgtggctgtcCATGATTGGCCTGGCTCAGTACTACAAGGTGCTGGTGGACAACGGCTACGAGAACATCGACTTCATCACCGACATCACCTGGGAGGACCTGCAGGAGATCGGCATCACCAAGCTGG GACACCAGAAGAAGTTGATGCTGGCAGTGAGGAAACTGGCAGAGCTGCAGAAGGCAGAGTACGCCAAGTATGAGGGGGGACCCCTGCGCCGGAAGGTACCACAGTCACTTGAAGTGATGGCCATCGAGTCACCACCCCCACCCGAGCCTGCCCCAGCTGACTGCCAGTCTCCTAAGATGACCACCTTCCAGGACAGTGAGCTCAGTGGTGAGCTGCAGGCTGCTCTGACGGGCCCGGCTGAAGgggctgccgctgccgctgccccTACTGAGAAGCCCTCCAACCACCTGCCGCCCACCCCAAGGGCCTCCATGCGGCAGGAGCCCAGCCTGGGTGGGCGGGCACGGCACATGAGCAGTTCTCAGGAGCTGCTGGGCGACgggcccccagggcctggcagcccCATGTCACGAAGCCAGGAGTACCTGCTGGAGGAGGGGCCGGCCCTGGGTACCCCCCCCAAGGAGGCCCGGCCCAGCCGCCACGGCCACAACGTCAAGCGGGCCAGTGTGCCCCCAGTGCCTGGCAAGCCACGGGAGGTCCTTCCACCAGGTACCAGCCACTTCACGCCCCCCCAGACTCCCACAAAAGCCCGGCCAGGCTCCCCGCAAGCCCTGGGGGGGCCTCATGGCCCAGCCCCAGCCACAGCCAAGGTGAAGCCCACCCCACAGCTGCTGCCACCAATGGAGCGACCCATGTCACCTCGCTCGCTGCCTCAGTCACCCACACACCGTGGCTTTGCCTACGTGCTGCCCCAACCCGTGGAGAGCGAGGCAGGGCCGGCTGCTCCGGGGCCTGCGCCTGCGGCCGTGCCCGCGCCTGTGCCCACGCTGTGCCTGCCCCCTGAGGCCGACATGGAGCCAGGGCGGCCCAAGAAGCGCGCCCACAGCCTGAATCGCTACGCGGCGTCCGACAGCGAGCCGGAGCGGGACGAGCTGCTGGTGCCTGCCACTGTGGGGCCCTACGCCACAGTCCAGCGGCGCGTGGGCCGCAGCCACTCGGTGCGGGCACCCGCTGGCGCTGACAAGAACGTCAACCGCAGCCAGTCGTTTGCTGTGCGGCCGCGAAAGAagggcccccccccacccccgcccaagcGCTCCAGCTCAGCCATGGCCAGTGCCAACCTGGCTGATGAGTCAGTGCCAGATGCGGAGACCGAGGGGGCTGGGACCGAGGACGGCCGGCTGGGGGTCCGGGCACAGCGCCGGCGGGCTAGTGACCTGGCTGGCAGCGTGGACACAGGAAGCGCTGGCAGTGTGAAGAGCATTGCAGCCATGCTCGAGCTGTCGTCCATTGGGGGTGGGGGCCGGGCAGCCCGCAGGCCCCCTGAGGGCCACCCCATGCTTCGCCCCGCCAGCCCGGAGCCAGGCCGGGTGGCCACGGTGTTGGCCTCGGTGAAGCACAAGGAGGCCATTGGGCCTGACGGCGAGGTGGTGAACCGGCGCCGCACACTGAGTGGGCCTGTCACGGGACTTCTGGCCACTGCTCGCCGGGGTCCGGGAGAGCCAGGGGGGCCTGCAGATCACGGCCACTTTGTGGAAGATGGCGCTACCCGGCAGCGGCCTCGAGGTCCAGCCAAGGGTGAGGCAGGTGTGGAGGGCCCACCACTGGCCAGGGTGGAGGCCAGCGCCACGCTCAAGAGGCGCATCCGAGCCAAGCAGAGCCAGCAGGAGAACGTCAAGTTCATCCTCACTGAGTCCGACACGGTCAAGCGCCGGCCCAAGGCCAAGGAGAGGGAGGCAGGTCCTGAGCCTCCCCTACCGCCGCTGTCCGTGTACCAGAATGGAACAGGCACTGTGCGCCGCCGTCCAGCCTCTGAGCAGGCTGGGCCCCCAGAGCTGCCCCCGCCACCGCCACCTGCTGAGCCCCCGCCCTCTGACCTCTTGCACCTGCCCCCACTGCCCCCGCCAGACAGTGATGCCCGGAAGCCAGCCAAGCCACCTGTCTCTCCCAAGCCCATTCTGGCTCAGCCCGTGCCCAAGATCCAGGGCTCGCCCACGCCTGCCTCCAAGAAGGTGCCACTGCCAGGTCCTGGCAGCCCAG AGGTGAAGCGTGCCCACGGCACGCCGCCGCCCGTGTCTCCCAAGCCGCCGCCACCGCCCACGGCGCCGAAGCCGGCCAAGGCAGCTGCGGGGCTGCAGTCGGGCAGCGCCAGCCCGTCGCCCTCGCCGGCACGCCAGCCGCCTGCTGCCCTCACCAAGCCCGCCAGCACGCCGCCCTCGCTGAGTGCCAGCCCGGCCAGGCCCCCGTCCCCCGGTGTGCCCGCGCTGCACGTGCCCGCCAAGCCGCCGCGCGCTGCCGCAGCGGCAGCCGGGCCCCCCGCCGCGCCCGACGGCGCCTCGCCGGGGGACAGCGCCAGGCAGAAGCTTGAGGAGACTAGCGCGTGCCTGGCGGCCGCGCTGCAAGCTGTAGAAGAGAAGATCCGGCAGGAGGACGCGCAAGGCTCGCG CTCTTCGGCCGCCGAGGAGAAGAGCACCGGCAGCATCCTGGACGACATTGGCAGCATGTTTGACGACCTGGCCGACCAGCTGGACGCCATGCTGGAGTGA
- the CASKIN1 gene encoding caskin-1 isoform X4 gives MLLQHQSNPCMVDNSGKTPLDLACEFGRVGVVQLLLSSNMCAALLEPRPGDTTDPNGTSPLHLAAKNGHIDIIRLLLQAGIDINRQTKSGTALHEAALCGKTEVVRLLLDNGINAHVRNTYSQTALDIVHQFTTSQASKEIKQLLREASAALQVRATKDYCNNYDLTSLNVKAGDIITVLEQHPDGRWKGCIHDNRTGNDRVGYFPSSLGEAIVKRAGSRAGAEPSPPQGGSSAGPSAPPEEIWVLRKPFTGGDRSGSLSSVASGRSSGGHTLHAGSEGVKLLATVLSQKSVSDSSPGDSPVKPPEGSSGATRSQTPVTHAGQVYGEQPPKKLEAASEGKGAEAVSQWLATFQLQLYAPNFISAGYDLPTISRMTPEDLTAIGVTKPGHRKKITAEISSLSIPDWLPEHKPANLAVWLSMIGLAQYYKVLVDNGYENIDFITDITWEDLQEIGITKLGHQKKLMLAVRKLAELQKAEYAKYEGGPLRRKVPQSLEVMAIESPPPPEPAPADCQSPKMTTFQDSELSGELQAALTGPAEGAAAAAAPTEKPSNHLPPTPRASMRQEPSLGGRARHMSSSQELLGDGPPGPGSPMSRSQEYLLEEGPALGTPPKEARPSRHGHNVKRASVPPVPGKPREVLPPGTSHFTPPQTPTKARPGSPQALGGPHGPAPATAKVKPTPQLLPPMERPMSPRSLPQSPTHRGFAYVLPQPVESEAGPAAPGPAPAAVPAPVPTLCLPPEADMEPGRPKKRAHSLNRYAASDSEPERDELLVPATVGPYATVQRRVGRSHSVRAPAGADKNVNRSQSFAVRPRKKGPPPPPPKRSSSAMASANLADESVPDAETEGAGTEDGRLGVRAQRRRASDLAGSVDTGSAGSVKSIAAMLELSSIGGGGRAARRPPEGHPMLRPASPEPGRVATVLASVKHKEAIGPDGEVVNRRRTLSGPVTGLLATARRGPGEPGGPADHGHFVEDGATRQRPRGPAKGEAGVEGPPLARVEASATLKRRIRAKQSQQENVKFILTESDTVKRRPKAKEREAGPEPPLPPLSVYQNGTGTVRRRPASEQAGPPELPPPPPPAEPPPSDLLHLPPLPPPDSDARKPAKPPVSPKPILAQPVPKIQGSPTPASKKVPLPGPGSPEVKRAHGTPPPVSPKPPPPPTAPKPAKAAAGLQSGSASPSPSPARQPPAALTKPASTPPSLSASPARPPSPGVPALHVPAKPPRAAAAAAGPPAAPDGASPGDSARQKLEETSACLAAALQAVEEKIRQEDAQGSRSSAAEEKSTGSILDDIGSMFDDLADQLDAMLE, from the exons ATGCTGCTCCAGCACCAGTCCAACCCGTGCATGGTGGACAACTCGGGGAAGACGCCCCTGGACCTTGCCTGTGAGTTCGGCCGCGTTGGG GTGGTCCAGCTGCTCCTGAGCAGCAACATGTGTGCGGCCTTGCTAGAGCCCCGGCCAGGGGACACCACTGACCCCAATGGCACCAGCCCCCTGCACCTGGCAGCCAAGAATGGCCACATCGACATCATCAG ACTCCTCCTCCAAGCTGGCATTGACATTAACCGCCAGACCAAGTCCGGCACGGCCCTGCACGAGGCCGCACTCTGTGGGAAGACGGAAGTGGTTCGGCTGCTGCTCGAT AACGGGATCAATGCCCACGTGAGGAACACCTACAGCCAGACGGCCCTGGACATCGTGCACCAATTCACCACCTCCCAGGCCAGCAAGGAGATCAAGCAGCTGCTGCGAG AGGCCTCGGCAGCCCTGCAGGTCCGGGCTACCAAGGATTATTGCAACAATTACGACCTGACCAGCCTCAACGTGAAAGCCGGGGACATTATCACA GTCCTCGAGCAGCATCCAGACGGCCGGTGGAAGGGCTGTATCCATGACAACAGGACAGGCAATGACCGTGTGGGCTACTTCCCGTCCTCCCTGGGCGAGGCCATCGTCAAGCGAGCAG GTTCCCGAGCAGGTGCCGAACCAAGCCCACCCCAGGGAGGCAGCTCAGCAGGGCCCTCTGCACCCCCCGAGGAGATCTGGGTGCTGAGGAAGCCATTCACAG GCGGGGACCGCAGTGGCAGCTTGAGCAGTGTGGCCAGTGGCCGGAGCAGCGGGGGCCACACCCTGCACGCAGGCTCTGAAGGGGTCAAG CTCCTGGCCACGGTGCTCTCCCAGAAGTCTGTCTCCGACTCCAGCCCCGGGGACAGCCCTGTCAAGCCTCCGGAGGGCTCTTCAG GTGCCACCCGGTCCCAGACTCCAGTGACCCATGCCGGGCAGGTCTATGGGGAGCAGCCACCCAAGAAGCTGGAGGCAGCATCGGAGGGCAAG GGCGCCGAGGCTGTCAGCCAGTGGCTTGCCACATTCCAGCTGCAGCTCTACGCCCCCAACTTCATCAGTGCCGGCTATGACCTGCCCACCATCAGCCGCATGACCCCCGAG GACCTCACGGCCATCGGGGTCACCAAGCCAGGCCACCGGAAGAAGATCACTGCAGAGATCAGCAGCCTGAGCATCCCCGACTGGCTGCCTGAGCACAAACCC GCtaacctggccgtgtggctgtcCATGATTGGCCTGGCTCAGTACTACAAGGTGCTGGTGGACAACGGCTACGAGAACATCGACTTCATCACCGACATCACCTGGGAGGACCTGCAGGAGATCGGCATCACCAAGCTGG GACACCAGAAGAAGTTGATGCTGGCAGTGAGGAAACTGGCAGAGCTGCAGAAGGCAGAGTACGCCAAGTATGAGGGGGGACCCCTGCGCCGGAAGGTACCACAGTCACTTGAAGTGATGGCCATCGAGTCACCACCCCCACCCGAGCCTGCCCCAGCTGACTGCCAGTCTCCTAAGATGACCACCTTCCAGGACAGTGAGCTCAGTGGTGAGCTGCAGGCTGCTCTGACGGGCCCGGCTGAAGgggctgccgctgccgctgccccTACTGAGAAGCCCTCCAACCACCTGCCGCCCACCCCAAGGGCCTCCATGCGGCAGGAGCCCAGCCTGGGTGGGCGGGCACGGCACATGAGCAGTTCTCAGGAGCTGCTGGGCGACgggcccccagggcctggcagcccCATGTCACGAAGCCAGGAGTACCTGCTGGAGGAGGGGCCGGCCCTGGGTACCCCCCCCAAGGAGGCCCGGCCCAGCCGCCACGGCCACAACGTCAAGCGGGCCAGTGTGCCCCCAGTGCCTGGCAAGCCACGGGAGGTCCTTCCACCAGGTACCAGCCACTTCACGCCCCCCCAGACTCCCACAAAAGCCCGGCCAGGCTCCCCGCAAGCCCTGGGGGGGCCTCATGGCCCAGCCCCAGCCACAGCCAAGGTGAAGCCCACCCCACAGCTGCTGCCACCAATGGAGCGACCCATGTCACCTCGCTCGCTGCCTCAGTCACCCACACACCGTGGCTTTGCCTACGTGCTGCCCCAACCCGTGGAGAGCGAGGCAGGGCCGGCTGCTCCGGGGCCTGCGCCTGCGGCCGTGCCCGCGCCTGTGCCCACGCTGTGCCTGCCCCCTGAGGCCGACATGGAGCCAGGGCGGCCCAAGAAGCGCGCCCACAGCCTGAATCGCTACGCGGCGTCCGACAGCGAGCCGGAGCGGGACGAGCTGCTGGTGCCTGCCACTGTGGGGCCCTACGCCACAGTCCAGCGGCGCGTGGGCCGCAGCCACTCGGTGCGGGCACCCGCTGGCGCTGACAAGAACGTCAACCGCAGCCAGTCGTTTGCTGTGCGGCCGCGAAAGAagggcccccccccacccccgcccaagcGCTCCAGCTCAGCCATGGCCAGTGCCAACCTGGCTGATGAGTCAGTGCCAGATGCGGAGACCGAGGGGGCTGGGACCGAGGACGGCCGGCTGGGGGTCCGGGCACAGCGCCGGCGGGCTAGTGACCTGGCTGGCAGCGTGGACACAGGAAGCGCTGGCAGTGTGAAGAGCATTGCAGCCATGCTCGAGCTGTCGTCCATTGGGGGTGGGGGCCGGGCAGCCCGCAGGCCCCCTGAGGGCCACCCCATGCTTCGCCCCGCCAGCCCGGAGCCAGGCCGGGTGGCCACGGTGTTGGCCTCGGTGAAGCACAAGGAGGCCATTGGGCCTGACGGCGAGGTGGTGAACCGGCGCCGCACACTGAGTGGGCCTGTCACGGGACTTCTGGCCACTGCTCGCCGGGGTCCGGGAGAGCCAGGGGGGCCTGCAGATCACGGCCACTTTGTGGAAGATGGCGCTACCCGGCAGCGGCCTCGAGGTCCAGCCAAGGGTGAGGCAGGTGTGGAGGGCCCACCACTGGCCAGGGTGGAGGCCAGCGCCACGCTCAAGAGGCGCATCCGAGCCAAGCAGAGCCAGCAGGAGAACGTCAAGTTCATCCTCACTGAGTCCGACACGGTCAAGCGCCGGCCCAAGGCCAAGGAGAGGGAGGCAGGTCCTGAGCCTCCCCTACCGCCGCTGTCCGTGTACCAGAATGGAACAGGCACTGTGCGCCGCCGTCCAGCCTCTGAGCAGGCTGGGCCCCCAGAGCTGCCCCCGCCACCGCCACCTGCTGAGCCCCCGCCCTCTGACCTCTTGCACCTGCCCCCACTGCCCCCGCCAGACAGTGATGCCCGGAAGCCAGCCAAGCCACCTGTCTCTCCCAAGCCCATTCTGGCTCAGCCCGTGCCCAAGATCCAGGGCTCGCCCACGCCTGCCTCCAAGAAGGTGCCACTGCCAGGTCCTGGCAGCCCAG AGGTGAAGCGTGCCCACGGCACGCCGCCGCCCGTGTCTCCCAAGCCGCCGCCACCGCCCACGGCGCCGAAGCCGGCCAAGGCAGCTGCGGGGCTGCAGTCGGGCAGCGCCAGCCCGTCGCCCTCGCCGGCACGCCAGCCGCCTGCTGCCCTCACCAAGCCCGCCAGCACGCCGCCCTCGCTGAGTGCCAGCCCGGCCAGGCCCCCGTCCCCCGGTGTGCCCGCGCTGCACGTGCCCGCCAAGCCGCCGCGCGCTGCCGCAGCGGCAGCCGGGCCCCCCGCCGCGCCCGACGGCGCCTCGCCGGGGGACAGCGCCAGGCAGAAGCTTGAGGAGACTAGCGCGTGCCTGGCGGCCGCGCTGCAAGCTGTAGAAGAGAAGATCCGGCAGGAGGACGCGCAAGGCTCGCG CTCTTCGGCCGCCGAGGAGAAGAGCACCGGCAGCATCCTGGACGACATTGGCAGCATGTTTGACGACCTGGCCGACCAGCTGGACGCCATGCTGGAGTGA